From a single Hypomesus transpacificus isolate Combined female chromosome 14, fHypTra1, whole genome shotgun sequence genomic region:
- the zpd gene encoding zona pellucida glycoprotein d, producing the protein MDENGNMQVVLTILLFCCAWDEVAGICNVIQCTNETRCLMSQDKQICKCKTGYYGDLCDKKVDIKVMCGKDFITVLVIEEFFQYYKVPLESLHLPNASCAAQRTIVLGVPYYVVRTTEDQYLSCGGEPLEKNATHISYSLTLISSPQVVGNIIREPFINIVYTCIYPFRHAVSLAHPVSPYSRETLVHIKEQEAKVEMLVYTDHTYTNPFQSTPVVHLRDKVYVEVKVTDPEDVFLLRLNECWVTQDLEPNSTGSIHTLLDNGCMKDETATFLSVTPEQTGSNGQSSNIRYSFDMFRFTFEPHDLFLHCVVHLCSPDDEKPCIPECKTITKREAVLGDPSQGLLSYGPIKLKMPEHLKSDLLMTTVLPMAGIWILGIFLVIIISIARAGNRRLARSHHNDLN; encoded by the exons ATGGATGAAAATGGCAACATGCAG GTGGTTTTGACCATCCTGTTATTTTGCTGCGCCTGGGATGAAGTCGCTG GAATATGTAATGTGATTCAGTGCACCAATGAAACTAGGTGTTTGATGTCCCAAGACAAACAAATCTGCAAATGCAAGACGGGTTATTATGGTGACTTGTGTGACAAAA AAGTAGACATTAAAGTTATGTGTGGCAAAGACTTCATCACTGTCTTGGTGATAGAAGAATTCTTTCAATACTATAAAGTCCCTCTGGAATCCCTTCACCTGCCCAACGCGTCTTGTGCAGCTCAAAGAACGATTGTGCTGGGAGTTCCCTATTACGTTGTCCGGACAACTGAGGACCAGTACTTGTCCTGTGGTGGAGAACCACTAGAG AAAAACGCCACTCACATATCGTACTCCTTGACCCTCATTTCCTCCCCTCAAGTCGTTGGAAACATTATCCGAGAGCCCTTCATCAATATAGTGTACACCTGCATCTACCCTTTCAGGCACGCCGTCAGCCTCGCACACCCAGTCAGCCCCTATTCCAG GGAAACGTTGGTGCACATTAAGGAACAGGAGGCTAAAGTGGAGATGCTTGTATACACGGACCACACGTACACAAATCCCTTTCAAAGCACTCCCGTGGTGCACCTCAGAGACAAGGTGTACGTGGAG GTGAAAGTGACCGATCCAGAAGACGTCTTCCTTCTGCGGTTGAACGAGTGCTGGGTCACCCAGGACTTGGAGCCCAACAGCACCGGATCTATTCATACCCTTTTAGACAATGG GTGTATGAAAGACGAGACGGCAACCTTCTTGAGTGTAACCCCTGAGCAGACTGGCAGCAACGGGCAGAGCTCTAATATCCGATACAGCTTTGACATGTTCCGCTTCACATTTGAACCTCACGACCTCTTCCTCCACTGCGTCGTACACTTATGTTCCCCTGATGACGAAAAGCCCTGCATCCCT GAGTGCAAAACTATCACCAAGAGGGAAGCAGTGCTGGGAGATCCCAGTCAAGGCCTACTGTCATACGGGCCGATTAAACTCAAGATGCCTGAGCATCTTAAATCTG ACTTGTTAATGACTACTGTGCTGCCAATGGCTGGGATTTGGATCCTCGGCATCTTCCTCGTCATCATCATCTCCATTGCCAGGGCAGGCAACCGCAGACTTGCACGCTCACACCACAACGACCtgaattga